The following are from one region of the Anomaloglossus baeobatrachus isolate aAnoBae1 chromosome 1, aAnoBae1.hap1, whole genome shotgun sequence genome:
- the AGXT2 gene encoding alanine--glyoxylate aminotransferase 2, mitochondrial, producing the protein MRSLTTRVCKIFTLHRLNAVYCRCLSSNESRMPPCDFVPEKYQSLAYEHVAEVRKKNLFPALIPYYKKPLLLHQGHMQWLFDHEGQRYLDLFGGIVTVSVGHCHPKVTDAAKKQLDRLWHTTNIYYHSPLHEYAEKLTSRLPGKLKVLYLTNSGSEANDLAMHMARLYTGNYDVIGLRSGYHGASPYTLGVTSVSAYKPGVALGFGCHTTMCPDVFRGIWGGSHCRDSPVQTTRTCSCSPDSCEAKDRYIEQLKDTLDTSVAKNIAAFIAEPIMGVGGVVQYPKGFLKEAYELVRERGGLCIADEVQTGFGRTGSHYWGFQSHDVTPDIVTMAKGIGNGFPMGAIVTTEEVAASLTRSLHFNTFGGNPVACAVGSAVLDVIEEDALQDNCNTVGNYLLLELSKLREKFEIVGDVRGKGLMIGVEMVTDKKTQRPLPVVELNVIWEHCRDLGVLCGKGGLYNNTFRIKPPMCITKEDADFAVSVLEAAITKYLDTAAR; encoded by the exons TGTATTGCAGGTGTTTATCAAGCAATGAGTCCAGAATGCCCCCCTGTGACTTTGTACCAGAGAAATATCAA TCTCTTGCCTATGAACACGTGGCAGAGGTCCGCAAGAAGAATCTGTTCCCAGCGCTCATACCATACTACAAGAAGCCCCTACTGCTGCACCAGGGACACATGCAATGGTTATTCGATCACGAGGGACAGCGATACCTGGATCTCTTTGGAGGAATTGTGACTGTCAGTGTGGGACACTGTCACCC GAAGGTGACAGACGCAGCGAAAAAGCAGCTCGATCGTCTCTGGCACACGACCAACATCTACTACCATTCTCCACTCCATGAATATGCCGAGAAACTGACCAGCCGGCTGCCGGGGAAGCTGAAG GTCCTCTATCTCACCAACAGCGGCTCAGAGGCGAACGACCTCGCAATGCACATGGCAAGATTGTACACCGGCAACTATGATGTTATCGGTTTAAG AAGCGGATACCACGGCGCCAGTCCTTATACCCTGGGGGTGACATCTGTTTCTGCCTATAAGCCTGGTGTGGCGCTCGGATTTGGGTGTCATACG ACGATGTGTCCTGATGTTTTTCGAGGTATATGGGGAGGAAGCCATTGCAGAGATTCTCCCGTTCAGACCACACGGACCTGCTCCTGTTCTCCAG ACTCCTGTGAAGCTAAAGACAGATACATTGAACAGTTAAAGGACACCCTGGACACCAGCGTTGCCAAGAACATAGCCGCGTTTATAGCCGAACccatcatg GGTGTCGGAGGAGTCGTTCAGTATCCCAAAGGATTTTTAAAAGAGGCCTATGAGCTTGTACGAGAACGAGGAGGGCTATGTATAGCGGATGAG GTCCAGACTGGTTTTGGAAGAACCGGAAGCCATTATTGGGGGTTTCAGAGCCATGATGTCACGCCGGATATCGTGACCATGGCAAAGGGCATTGGTAATGGATTTCCAATGGGTGCCATTGTAACAACAGAAG AGGTCGCCGCTTCCTTGACTCGTTCTCTGCACTTCAACACTTTCGGTGGGAATCCCGTGGCGTGTGCGGTCGGCTCGGCAGTCCTCGAT GTGATTGAAGAGGACGCTTTACAGGACAACTGTAACACGGTGGGAAATTATCTGCTGCTGGAACTTTCCAAACTTCGGGAAAAGTTTGAAATAGTTGGAGACGTTCGCGGGAAAGGGTTAATGATCGGAGTGGAGATGGTGACGGATAAG AAAACCCAGCGACCGCTCCCTGTAGTAGAGCTGAACGTCATATGGGAGCACTGCCGCGACCTAGGTGTGCTGTGCGGAAAAGGAGGACTGTACAATAAT ACTTTTCGAATCAAACCTCCGATGTGCATCACGAAGGAGGACGCGGATTTCGCAGTCTCGGTGTTagaggcagcgatcaccaaatacctGGACACGGCGGCGCGATGA